The following proteins come from a genomic window of Flavobacterium eburneipallidum:
- the leuB gene encoding 3-isopropylmalate dehydrogenase: MKFNIALLAGDGIGPEVIDQAVKVSDAIAQKFGHEITWQPALTGAAAIDAVGEPYPDSTHEICKNADAVLFGAIGHPKYDNDPSAPVRPEQGLLKMRKALGLFANVRPTFTFPSLLDKSPLKRERIEGTDLVFLRELTGGIYFGEKGRKDNGDTAFDNCVYTRAEVQRLAKKGFELAMTRSKRLCCVDKANVMETSRLWRETVQAMEKDYPEVTVSYEFVDAVAMRLVQWPNSYDVLITENLFGDILTDEASVISGSMGLMPSASMGAEVSLFEPIHGSYPQATGLNIANPMATVLSAAMMFENFGLMEEGKAMRDAVNKALEAGIVTEDLADGGKAYGTKEVGDWLAANI, encoded by the coding sequence ATGAAATTTAACATCGCCCTTTTAGCCGGAGACGGAATCGGACCAGAAGTAATTGATCAAGCAGTAAAAGTATCAGATGCAATTGCACAAAAATTTGGACACGAAATTACTTGGCAACCAGCTTTAACTGGAGCTGCTGCAATTGATGCAGTTGGTGAGCCTTATCCAGATTCTACTCATGAAATTTGTAAAAATGCTGATGCAGTTTTGTTTGGTGCTATTGGTCACCCAAAATACGATAACGATCCTTCTGCACCAGTTCGTCCAGAACAAGGTTTGTTAAAAATGCGTAAAGCTTTAGGTTTGTTTGCAAACGTAAGACCTACTTTTACATTCCCATCTTTATTAGATAAATCGCCATTAAAAAGAGAAAGAATCGAAGGAACTGATTTAGTTTTCTTAAGAGAATTAACCGGAGGAATCTACTTTGGTGAAAAAGGAAGAAAAGACAACGGAGATACCGCTTTTGACAACTGTGTTTACACTAGAGCTGAAGTACAACGTTTAGCGAAAAAAGGTTTTGAATTAGCAATGACACGTAGCAAAAGATTATGTTGTGTTGACAAAGCCAACGTAATGGAAACTTCCCGTTTGTGGAGAGAAACGGTTCAGGCTATGGAAAAAGATTATCCAGAAGTAACTGTTTCTTACGAATTTGTTGATGCTGTTGCGATGCGTTTGGTTCAATGGCCAAATTCTTATGATGTATTGATTACAGAAAACTTATTTGGAGATATCTTAACAGACGAAGCTTCTGTAATTTCAGGATCTATGGGATTAATGCCATCAGCATCTATGGGAGCTGAAGTGTCTTTGTTTGAGCCAATTCACGGTTCTTATCCACAAGCAACTGGTTTGAACATTGCTAATCCAATGGCTACTGTTTTATCTGCTGCTATGATGTTTGAAAACTTCGGTTTAATGGAAGAAGGAAAAGCAATGAGAGATGCAGTTAACAAAGCGTTAGAAGCTGGAATTGTTACAGAAGATTTAGCCGATGGTGGTAAAGCTTATGGAACAAAAGAAGTTGGTGATTGGTTAGCAGCTAATATCTAA
- the pelA gene encoding pectate lyase: MNTIKKLGLFIGILFLAACSSDKEPTVEQVKSITINNGTAITNGLPKQLSATVLPSTAADKTVTWSVSDATIATISQTGLLTPLKNGTITVDVTANDGSGISKQATITITGIVGPVVLATSVTIGATPSTDGKPQQLTLDVQPANATNKTVTWSASSGVATVSSAGLFTPISNGTVIIYATANDGSGKVGQLTITISGIVFTTNLRAENMLLWQRNNGGWPKEPHNDFSGYDRTQTSSEITTANNTKNNLDTNIDNNHTIGEIRHLLSAFKSTKNPNYLVAAEKGIDFLFTAQYANGGWPQYYPDKSGYRHQITYNDNAMGNVMNLMWDISKTQKDTEVINSKYKAMAVAAFNKGIDVILKTQITSNGKKTAWCAQHDEVSLLPATARAYELPSISGSESVGITRILMMVESPSPAVKQAVKDAVDWFISARLFDIKTQATTNPNDVVVVASPGAILWARFYDLNTGLPFFCGRDGIKKNTLAEIEIERRTGYSWYGNWPSGLIGSEYTNWKAKHGL; encoded by the coding sequence ATGAACACAATTAAAAAATTAGGCCTGTTTATTGGCATCTTATTTTTAGCAGCTTGTAGCTCTGATAAAGAGCCTACGGTAGAACAAGTAAAATCCATTACAATCAATAATGGCACAGCTATTACGAATGGTCTTCCTAAACAATTATCAGCAACTGTACTTCCAAGTACTGCCGCAGACAAAACCGTTACTTGGTCTGTTTCAGACGCAACAATTGCAACCATTTCGCAAACAGGACTTTTAACTCCATTAAAAAACGGAACCATAACCGTTGATGTTACTGCAAATGACGGTTCAGGAATTTCAAAACAAGCTACTATTACCATCACAGGAATTGTTGGACCTGTTGTGCTTGCTACAAGTGTAACTATCGGAGCAACTCCTAGCACTGATGGCAAACCACAACAACTTACTTTAGATGTTCAACCCGCTAATGCCACAAACAAAACTGTTACTTGGTCTGCATCTTCGGGTGTTGCTACCGTTTCTTCAGCGGGTCTTTTTACACCAATATCCAACGGAACAGTTATCATTTATGCTACAGCAAATGACGGCAGCGGAAAAGTAGGACAACTTACTATTACTATTTCTGGTATTGTCTTTACTACAAATCTAAGAGCAGAGAATATGTTATTGTGGCAAAGAAATAATGGTGGATGGCCAAAAGAACCTCACAATGATTTTTCTGGATATGATCGTACACAAACCAGTTCAGAAATTACAACTGCAAACAATACCAAAAACAACCTTGACACAAACATAGACAACAATCATACTATTGGAGAAATAAGACATTTACTTAGTGCGTTTAAATCTACCAAAAATCCTAATTATTTGGTTGCTGCCGAAAAAGGAATCGATTTCTTATTCACAGCACAATATGCCAATGGTGGATGGCCGCAATATTACCCTGACAAAAGCGGATACAGACACCAAATCACTTACAACGATAACGCTATGGGAAATGTAATGAATTTGATGTGGGACATTTCTAAAACTCAAAAAGACACCGAAGTAATCAATTCTAAATACAAAGCAATGGCTGTTGCCGCGTTTAACAAAGGAATTGATGTCATTTTAAAAACACAAATTACTTCAAACGGTAAAAAAACAGCTTGGTGTGCACAACACGATGAAGTAAGTTTACTACCTGCCACAGCTAGAGCTTATGAACTACCTTCTATTAGCGGATCTGAATCGGTTGGAATTACAAGAATATTAATGATGGTAGAAAGTCCTTCGCCAGCGGTAAAACAAGCTGTGAAAGATGCTGTAGATTGGTTTATTAGTGCTAGACTTTTTGATATAAAAACACAAGCAACTACAAACCCAAACGATGTAGTGGTTGTAGCTTCTCCTGGTGCAATTTTGTGGGCTCGTTTTTATGATTTAAACACAGGCTTACCATTTTTCTGTGGTAGAGATGGCATTAAGAAAAACACTTTAGCCGAAATTGAAATCGAAAGAAGAACAGGATATTCTTGGTATGGCAACTGGCCATCTGGATTGATTGGTTCTGAATACACCAATTGGAAAGCTAAACACGGTTTGTAA
- a CDS encoding alpha-isopropylmalate synthase regulatory domain-containing protein: protein MERRKIEIMDTTLRDGEQTSGVSFSAAEKLTIAQLLLEELNIDRIEVASARVSEGEFQGVKGIMSWAEQNGYSNRIEVLSFVDGGISIEWMKKAGAKVQNLLTKGSLNHLTHQLKKTPEQHFSEIAQSIALANENGIATNVYLEDWSNGMRNSPDYVFQYLDFLVTQPVKRILLPDTLGVLIPSDTFAFIAKITAKYPNIHFDFHAHNDYDLSVANVMEAIKAGISGLHVTVNGMGERAGNAPLESTVAVINDFMPEVQINIKESSLYSVSKLVETFTGYRIPANKPIVGDNVFTQTAGIHADGDNKNNLYFNNLLPERFGRKRKYALGKTSGKANIEKNLQELGLHLNNEDLKLVTQRIIELGDKKETVTKEDLPYIISDVLDSHTYEDRIVIDSYALVHSKGFQPTTSLRLKIDNEIIEEHAQGDGQFDAFMNALTKIYKSKKLTLPKLTDYAVRIPPGSSSDALCETIITWAANGREFKTRGLDSDQTVAAIKATQKMLNVQ from the coding sequence ATGGAAAGAAGAAAAATTGAAATAATGGATACGACGCTCCGTGATGGTGAACAAACCTCGGGAGTATCCTTTTCTGCTGCAGAAAAATTAACCATTGCGCAATTATTGCTAGAAGAATTAAATATAGATCGCATCGAAGTAGCGTCAGCTCGTGTAAGCGAAGGTGAGTTTCAAGGTGTAAAAGGTATTATGTCTTGGGCAGAGCAAAATGGATATAGTAATCGTATCGAAGTTTTATCTTTTGTCGATGGCGGAATTTCTATCGAATGGATGAAAAAGGCAGGAGCCAAAGTGCAAAATTTATTGACCAAAGGATCTTTAAATCACTTGACGCATCAATTAAAAAAAACACCAGAACAGCATTTTTCTGAAATCGCACAATCTATTGCTTTAGCCAATGAAAACGGAATTGCTACTAATGTTTATCTAGAAGATTGGAGTAACGGAATGCGTAATTCTCCAGATTATGTTTTTCAATATTTGGATTTTTTAGTGACTCAACCTGTTAAGAGAATATTGTTACCTGATACTTTAGGAGTTCTTATTCCTTCAGACACTTTTGCCTTTATTGCTAAAATCACAGCCAAATACCCAAACATTCATTTTGATTTTCATGCACACAATGACTACGATTTAAGTGTTGCCAATGTGATGGAAGCTATAAAAGCAGGCATCAGCGGATTACACGTTACGGTAAACGGAATGGGAGAACGTGCAGGAAACGCACCACTCGAAAGCACTGTTGCTGTGATTAATGACTTTATGCCCGAGGTACAAATCAACATCAAAGAATCATCCTTGTATTCGGTAAGTAAATTGGTGGAGACTTTTACTGGGTATAGAATTCCAGCTAATAAACCAATTGTTGGAGACAATGTATTTACACAGACTGCAGGAATTCACGCCGATGGTGATAACAAAAATAATTTATATTTCAACAATTTGCTTCCGGAGCGTTTTGGAAGAAAACGAAAATATGCTTTAGGAAAAACATCTGGTAAAGCCAATATCGAAAAAAATCTGCAAGAGTTAGGATTACACCTTAATAACGAAGATTTGAAATTGGTTACTCAACGCATCATCGAATTGGGTGACAAAAAAGAAACCGTTACCAAAGAAGATTTGCCTTATATCATATCTGATGTTTTGGACAGTCATACTTATGAAGATAGAATTGTTATTGATTCGTATGCTTTAGTGCATTCTAAAGGATTTCAGCCCACAACCTCATTGCGTTTGAAAATCGATAACGAAATTATCGAAGAGCACGCTCAAGGCGATGGACAATTTGATGCTTTTATGAATGCTTTGACCAAAATATACAAGAGCAAAAAACTCACGTTACCAAAATTGACAGATTATGCCGTTCGAATTCCACCAGGAAGTAGTTCCGATGCGTTGTGCGAAACCATCATCACCTGGGCAGCCAACGGAAGAGAATTCAAAACCCGAGGTTTGGATTCGGATCAAACGGTTGCGGCTATCAAAGCAACACAGAAAATGCTGAATGTACAGTAA
- a CDS encoding alpha/beta hydrolase yields MKKNRDRKLLMIFLFLGISISSFSQNTVIPLWDKIPNSIELKDYKEEMTYFNDGSINGISKVSEPTVTVFLADAKIANGTSVVICPGGGYHHLSINKEGYKIAQWLNTLGISAFVLKYRMPSDLTMKDKTIGPLQDAQEALRTVRRNAEKWKLNPAKIGIIGFSAGGHLASTLATQFDKKVYDSKDNTSTRPDFSILMYPVISMQDGITHKGSKTNLLGENPSAALIENYSNEKQVNATTPKTFIVHATDDKAVPVENSINYYLALKQNKIPVEIHLYENGGHGFGLGTDGTNKNWSKACENWLIANGFLPNILATK; encoded by the coding sequence ATGAAGAAAAATAGAGACCGAAAATTACTTATGATTTTTTTGTTTTTAGGAATAAGTATTTCCAGTTTTTCGCAAAATACAGTAATTCCGTTGTGGGATAAAATTCCTAATTCCATTGAATTGAAGGATTATAAAGAAGAAATGACTTATTTTAACGATGGTTCAATAAACGGAATTAGTAAAGTTTCTGAACCTACAGTAACGGTTTTTCTTGCCGATGCCAAAATAGCTAACGGAACCTCGGTAGTTATTTGTCCTGGAGGCGGATACCATCATTTGTCTATTAATAAAGAAGGATATAAAATCGCTCAATGGCTTAATACTTTAGGAATTTCTGCCTTTGTTTTGAAATACCGAATGCCGAGCGATTTGACGATGAAAGACAAAACAATTGGACCTTTGCAAGATGCTCAAGAAGCGTTGAGAACGGTAAGGCGTAATGCCGAAAAATGGAAATTAAATCCTGCGAAAATTGGGATTATAGGATTTTCGGCAGGAGGACATTTGGCTTCAACATTGGCGACACAATTCGATAAAAAAGTCTATGATTCTAAAGACAACACCAGTACTCGTCCCGATTTTTCGATTTTGATGTATCCCGTGATTTCGATGCAGGATGGAATTACGCACAAAGGTTCCAAAACGAATTTATTGGGCGAAAATCCGAGTGCAGCTTTGATAGAAAACTATTCGAATGAAAAACAGGTAAATGCAACAACTCCCAAAACATTTATCGTTCACGCCACCGATGACAAAGCGGTTCCTGTTGAAAATAGCATCAATTATTATCTAGCATTAAAACAGAATAAAATTCCAGTGGAAATTCATTTGTATGAAAATGGAGGTCACGGTTTTGGATTAGGCACGGATGGAACGAATAAAAACTGGTCGAAAGCCTGCGAAAATTGGTTGATTGCTAATGGATTTCTACCTAATATTTTAGCGACAAAATAA
- a CDS encoding DUF4450 domain-containing protein, with the protein MRTKKTLFPFFGVLLLLFPILSVSQAKETVPSARKIHYAPEGNSFVLKNGTRKFNRALYGTNTAFRVETGDLPEFALYLPGMGGNFKLGIQKGDKSKWITEATKIDTRYTLGIMYYKIQDPTLGNGELLLEVIALKNTEGFGLKVTGNNIPKDIALIWAFGGASGRKFSRDGDIGADPESVFYMQPNYCTDNKFTLQKESFLLEYGAAVNKEKTGNNKSLIGFYPKSEIHLANANKQNSPLELYNSTPDSLPVITGKINSIPKSGLFWMIETDAKTQLKNQKELAVIFEKSVQETQLLANRVKVVTPNPYINTLGSALAIAADGIWESPAYLHGAIAWRMHLNAWRGAYTADPLGWHDRAKTHFTSYSRSQVLEPLSGPVTPDVSRNLARETEKIGTSMFSSGYISRRPDNNTIAHHYDMNLVFFDQMLRHFKWTGDTSFMKEMWPVIQRHLAWEKRNFDTNNDGLYDAYAAIWASDALQYSGGAVTHTSAYNFYANKEVAAVAKILNIDEKPFLNEALKISNATNAQLWMPKKGIFAEYKDGLGNKLLHDSPGVWSIYHTIDSELSDPFQSYQMLNYVDTKTPHIPIVAEGLDKKDLYVISTTNWQPYDWSINNVALAEQLHTSLAFWQGGQQETAFKMWESALIGSMYLGASPGGFEQLSFYDAMRGELYRDFADPIGMTSRTLVEGLFGIQPNALENRLTIHPGFPVEWNSASIEIPDISVVFNREKNTDSYEIKSRFTTKMGLKFVAKIPYDNIKSVTINGEKATWKIFDAVGNPQLIVESPFKENYNIDITWDGEKLEQPKLEKSYCIGESILLETTKAKIIEIYDPQMALREVSKTNSELKANLKTKENATFFIKLQQGNVTWWNPIKLIVKPEIEAKSNRIENNKLLFIIKNNSQKAIEGNLIFNPFGAAISQKVSLNKDSETTIAIPFENLISGTNTLELKTNDGKIVPISFTNWDITLPKETKLETVSLAPNFNAKVTDIFKQEYLSPRPTSPTLQLPKHGIGNWCYPNLDVQIDDSGLRQSAKNNQITSPQGILFQTPSDSNSKNIAFTSMWDNFPDSIAVPLSGKASHLYLMMAGTTNPMQSRFTNGELTVNYTDGTSEILTLTNPENWWPIEQDYFIDGLAFTTDAPKPPRVYLKSGTISRTFTDFTSIKGFSNYAVDGGAATILDLPLNKNKTLKNITLKSIANDVVIGLMSATLVR; encoded by the coding sequence ATGAGAACTAAAAAAACACTTTTCCCATTTTTTGGAGTTTTATTGCTTTTATTCCCAATACTTTCTGTAAGTCAGGCTAAAGAAACTGTACCATCAGCTCGCAAAATTCATTATGCGCCAGAAGGAAATAGTTTTGTGTTAAAAAATGGAACTCGAAAATTCAACCGAGCACTTTATGGAACTAACACTGCTTTTAGAGTTGAAACGGGCGATTTACCAGAATTTGCATTGTATCTCCCTGGAATGGGCGGCAACTTCAAACTCGGAATTCAAAAAGGAGACAAAAGCAAATGGATTACCGAAGCTACAAAAATCGATACCCGATATACTTTGGGCATTATGTATTACAAAATTCAAGATCCCACTTTAGGAAATGGCGAACTGCTTTTGGAAGTAATTGCCTTGAAAAACACAGAAGGTTTCGGATTGAAAGTTACTGGAAACAATATCCCAAAAGACATTGCTTTGATTTGGGCTTTTGGTGGAGCGAGTGGTAGAAAATTCAGTCGTGATGGCGATATTGGTGCCGACCCCGAATCGGTGTTTTATATGCAACCCAATTATTGCACTGACAATAAATTCACATTACAAAAAGAATCTTTCTTGTTGGAATATGGCGCTGCAGTCAACAAAGAAAAAACAGGAAATAACAAAAGTTTGATTGGTTTTTATCCCAAATCCGAAATTCATTTGGCGAATGCCAACAAGCAAAATTCCCCTTTAGAACTTTACAATTCCACTCCTGATTCTTTGCCTGTCATTACTGGAAAAATAAATAGCATTCCAAAATCTGGTTTATTTTGGATGATCGAAACCGATGCTAAAACCCAACTCAAAAATCAAAAAGAATTGGCTGTTATTTTCGAAAAATCCGTTCAAGAAACTCAACTTTTGGCGAATCGAGTTAAAGTGGTTACACCCAATCCTTACATCAATACTTTAGGTTCTGCCTTGGCAATTGCCGCTGACGGAATTTGGGAAAGTCCCGCTTATTTGCACGGAGCGATTGCTTGGCGAATGCACTTAAATGCTTGGCGAGGCGCTTACACAGCCGATCCTTTGGGATGGCACGATCGAGCCAAAACTCATTTTACCAGTTACAGTCGTTCGCAAGTTCTGGAACCTTTGAGTGGTCCTGTCACACCCGATGTTAGCCGAAATTTAGCTCGTGAAACCGAAAAAATTGGAACTTCGATGTTCAGTAGCGGATACATTAGCCGCCGACCAGACAACAATACCATTGCCCATCATTATGATATGAATTTGGTTTTTTTCGACCAAATGTTACGCCATTTCAAATGGACTGGCGATACCAGTTTTATGAAAGAAATGTGGCCCGTAATACAAAGGCATCTAGCTTGGGAAAAAAGAAATTTCGATACTAATAATGACGGATTGTATGATGCGTATGCAGCCATTTGGGCGAGCGATGCCTTGCAATATAGCGGCGGAGCGGTAACGCATACTTCGGCTTATAATTTTTATGCAAACAAAGAAGTGGCGGCTGTTGCCAAAATTTTAAACATAGATGAAAAACCTTTTTTAAACGAAGCTCTAAAGATTTCAAATGCCACGAATGCCCAACTTTGGATGCCTAAAAAAGGAATTTTTGCCGAATACAAAGATGGACTTGGAAACAAATTATTACACGATTCTCCAGGCGTTTGGAGCATCTATCACACCATCGATTCCGAATTATCGGATCCTTTTCAATCCTACCAAATGCTCAATTATGTAGATACCAAAACGCCTCATATTCCAATTGTTGCCGAAGGATTGGATAAAAAAGATTTGTATGTCATCAGTACGACCAATTGGCAACCTTACGATTGGTCCATCAATAATGTGGCGCTGGCGGAACAATTGCACACTTCATTGGCTTTTTGGCAAGGCGGACAACAAGAAACGGCTTTCAAAATGTGGGAAAGTGCCCTAATCGGCAGTATGTATCTAGGTGCTTCGCCAGGTGGTTTTGAACAGCTTTCGTTTTATGATGCGATGCGTGGCGAATTATACCGCGATTTTGCCGACCCAATTGGAATGACTTCCCGAACTTTAGTGGAAGGACTTTTTGGAATCCAACCGAATGCGCTGGAAAATAGGTTAACGATTCATCCCGGATTTCCAGTCGAATGGAATTCTGCAAGTATTGAAATTCCAGATATTTCAGTTGTTTTCAATAGAGAAAAAAACACGGATTCTTATGAAATTAAAAGTCGTTTTACAACAAAAATGGGGTTGAAATTCGTTGCTAAAATCCCTTACGACAACATAAAATCCGTAACTATCAATGGCGAAAAAGCGACTTGGAAAATCTTCGATGCAGTTGGAAATCCACAATTGATTGTCGAAAGTCCGTTTAAAGAGAATTACAACATCGACATTACTTGGGATGGCGAAAAGCTAGAACAACCTAAATTGGAAAAAAGCTATTGCATTGGCGAAAGCATTTTATTGGAAACAACAAAAGCCAAAATCATTGAAATTTATGATCCACAAATGGCTTTAAGAGAAGTTTCGAAAACGAATTCCGAACTGAAAGCCAATTTGAAAACCAAAGAAAATGCTACTTTTTTCATAAAATTACAACAAGGAAATGTGACTTGGTGGAATCCGATTAAACTGATTGTAAAACCAGAAATCGAAGCAAAATCGAATAGAATAGAAAACAACAAATTACTTTTTATCATAAAAAACAACAGTCAAAAAGCGATTGAAGGGAACTTGATTTTCAATCCTTTTGGAGCAGCAATTTCACAAAAAGTGAGTTTGAACAAAGATTCTGAAACTACTATTGCTATTCCTTTCGAGAATTTGATTTCGGGAACTAATACTTTAGAATTGAAAACCAATGATGGTAAAATAGTTCCGATTTCGTTTACCAATTGGGATATTACTTTACCTAAAGAAACAAAGCTAGAAACAGTTTCACTTGCTCCAAATTTTAATGCTAAAGTAACCGATATTTTCAAACAAGAATACCTTTCGCCTAGACCGACATCGCCTACTTTACAATTACCAAAACACGGAATTGGCAATTGGTGTTATCCCAATTTAGACGTACAAATTGATGATTCTGGCTTACGCCAAAGTGCAAAAAACAACCAAATTACAAGTCCACAAGGGATTTTATTTCAAACGCCATCGGATTCCAATTCGAAAAACATTGCTTTTACCTCAATGTGGGATAACTTTCCGGATAGTATTGCTGTTCCCCTTTCAGGAAAAGCGTCACACCTGTATTTGATGATGGCAGGAACCACAAACCCTATGCAAAGTCGATTCACAAATGGAGAATTGACCGTAAATTACACCGATGGAACTTCGGAAATCCTAACACTTACAAATCCTGAAAACTGGTGGCCGATAGAACAAGATTATTTTATTGACGGTTTGGCTTTCACGACCGATGCTCCAAAACCGCCAAGAGTGTATTTAAAATCGGGAACGATTTCCAGAACTTTCACCGATTTCACATCGATAAAAGGATTTAGCAATTATGCCGTTGATGGCGGTGCTGCAACGATTTTAGATTTACCATTAAATAAAAATAAAACATTGAAAAATATTACCCTGAAATCCATTGCCAATGATGTGGTGATTGGGTTGATGAGTGCGACTTTGGTGCGATGA
- a CDS encoding glycosyltransferase family 2 protein yields MITIILYIIIFIYCLAITALIYGFTKVNSFDYLGLEPKTKFSIIIPFRNEAENIPKLLNSLSKLDYPTALFEVILVNDDSDEVFSVQCSAFSVQVIDTIRVSNSPKKDAITTAMKVVKNDWIITTDADCVVNENWLSALDNYIQLHQISMIAGAVTYDCENSFLHHFQQLDLTSLQGATIGSFGLRKGFMCNGANFAYTKSFFQELNGFDGNNTIASGDDVFLLQKAIAQFPEKVHYLKSENNIITTQPVNNWKSLFHQRVRWASKTGSYQSQFGISLGLIVLGGNLSLVVGCGLWVVDFISFLNIVMFAFLKCTVDSILIYKTNRFLTSNKIRYLVLSSVVYPFFSVSVALYSLFGKYEWKGRRF; encoded by the coding sequence ATGATTACAATTATTTTATACATCATAATATTCATTTATTGCTTGGCGATTACTGCCTTAATTTATGGTTTTACCAAAGTCAATTCCTTTGATTATCTTGGACTGGAGCCAAAAACCAAATTCTCTATTATAATTCCTTTTCGAAATGAAGCCGAAAATATTCCAAAACTTTTGAATAGTCTTTCCAAATTAGATTATCCAACCGCTTTATTTGAAGTAATTTTGGTGAATGACGATTCTGATGAAGTGTTCAGTGTTCAGTGTTCAGCGTTCAGTGTTCAGGTAATTGATACTATTCGGGTGTCGAATTCACCCAAAAAAGATGCGATTACAACAGCTATGAAAGTGGTCAAAAACGATTGGATTATCACCACCGATGCTGATTGTGTAGTCAATGAAAACTGGTTATCAGCATTAGACAATTACATTCAACTGCATCAAATTTCGATGATAGCTGGAGCGGTTACTTATGATTGTGAAAACTCTTTTTTACATCATTTTCAGCAATTGGATTTAACGAGTTTACAAGGTGCTACAATAGGAAGTTTTGGTTTGCGAAAAGGTTTTATGTGCAATGGAGCTAATTTTGCTTACACCAAATCTTTTTTTCAGGAACTCAATGGTTTTGACGGAAACAACACTATTGCCAGCGGCGACGATGTTTTTTTGTTGCAAAAAGCCATAGCTCAATTCCCAGAAAAAGTGCATTATTTAAAATCAGAAAACAACATTATTACTACGCAACCCGTAAATAATTGGAAATCTTTATTTCATCAAAGAGTGCGTTGGGCTTCGAAAACAGGCTCTTATCAAAGTCAATTTGGAATTAGTTTGGGATTGATAGTTTTGGGTGGGAATTTATCTTTGGTTGTAGGTTGTGGGTTGTGGGTTGTGGATTTTATTTCGTTTCTAAATATCGTTATGTTTGCCTTTTTAAAATGTACTGTAGATAGTATTTTAATTTATAAAACCAATCGTTTTTTGACTTCAAACAAAATCCGTTATTTGGTTTTGAGTAGTGTAGTGTATCCTTTTTTCAGTGTGAGTGTGGCTTTGTATTCCTTGTTTGGTAAGTATGAATGGAAAGGAAGACGGTTTTAG
- the leuD gene encoding 3-isopropylmalate dehydratase small subunit: MAYDKFNILTSSAVPLPIENVDTDQIIPARFLKATKREGFGDNLFRDWRYNGDDTPKADFVLNDKTYSGKILVGGKNFGSGSSREHAAWAVYDYGFRAVVSSFFADIFKGNCLNIGVLPVQVSPEFSETIFKAIEADPNTQLEINLPEQTITLLATGQKESFDINGYKKNNMLNGFDDIDYLQSMKEEIVGFADKLPY; encoded by the coding sequence ATGGCATACGATAAATTTAATATCCTTACCAGTAGTGCAGTGCCACTACCAATAGAAAACGTAGATACTGATCAAATCATTCCGGCTCGTTTCCTTAAAGCTACAAAACGTGAAGGCTTTGGCGACAACCTTTTCAGAGACTGGAGATACAATGGAGATGATACTCCAAAAGCTGATTTCGTGTTAAACGATAAAACATACAGCGGAAAAATTCTTGTTGGAGGAAAAAACTTTGGTTCAGGTTCTTCTCGTGAGCACGCTGCCTGGGCAGTTTACGATTATGGATTCCGTGCTGTAGTTTCTTCTTTCTTTGCAGATATCTTCAAAGGTAACTGTTTGAATATTGGAGTTTTACCAGTGCAAGTGAGTCCTGAATTTTCAGAAACTATCTTCAAAGCTATCGAAGCAGATCCAAACACACAATTGGAAATCAATTTGCCAGAGCAAACGATTACTTTATTGGCTACTGGACAAAAAGAATCTTTTGATATCAACGGATACAAAAAGAACAATATGCTTAATGGTTTTGATGATATTGATTACTTACAAAGTATGAAAGAAGAAATTGTTGGCTTTGCTGACAAACTTCCTTACTAA